The proteins below come from a single Streptomyces sp. SCSIO 75703 genomic window:
- a CDS encoding MDR family MFS transporter has product MAETGVAEAAVAGEETGGGQPRSVRVVLLALMIAMMLAMLDNMIIGTAMPTIVGELGGLEHLSWVVTAYTLATAASTPLWGKLGDMYGRKGSFLTSIVIFLAGSALSGMAQDMGQLIAFRAVQGLGAGGLMVGVMAIIGDLIPPRERGKYQGMMAGVMALAMIGGPLVGGTITDHWGWRWAFYINLPLGALALVAISAVLHLPRKRATARIDYPGAVLLTVGITAIVLVTTWGGTEYAWTSARIMELTGIGVAALVGFGFWQTRAAEPIVPLHIFRSRNFTLMSVIGFITGFVMFGATLFLPLYQQAVQGASATNSGLLLLPMLGAMLVTSLVAGRVTTSTGRYKVFPVAGGALMAVGLYLLSLMDTGTSRFTSGVYMAVVGLGMGCLMQITMLVAQNSVEMKDMGVASSSTTLFRTVGSSFGVAIMGALFNHRVQDVMTEKAGALGSRVTERSAQLDATSLAKLPVPVREAYQYAVSSGTHGAFLLGSAVAVAALVAAVFVKEVPLKGAGPRQADAPTARAAAAGPA; this is encoded by the coding sequence ATGGCGGAGACAGGGGTGGCCGAGGCCGCCGTCGCCGGGGAAGAGACCGGCGGCGGGCAGCCGCGGAGCGTGCGGGTGGTCCTGCTCGCGCTCATGATCGCGATGATGCTCGCCATGCTCGACAACATGATCATCGGCACCGCGATGCCGACGATCGTCGGTGAACTGGGCGGGCTGGAGCACCTCTCCTGGGTCGTCACCGCCTACACCCTGGCCACCGCGGCCTCCACCCCGCTGTGGGGCAAGCTCGGCGACATGTACGGGCGCAAGGGCTCGTTCCTGACCTCGATCGTGATCTTCCTGGCCGGCTCCGCGCTGAGCGGCATGGCGCAGGACATGGGCCAGCTCATCGCCTTCCGCGCGGTCCAGGGCCTCGGTGCCGGCGGGCTGATGGTCGGCGTGATGGCGATCATCGGCGATCTGATCCCGCCCCGCGAGCGCGGCAAGTACCAGGGCATGATGGCCGGCGTCATGGCGCTCGCCATGATCGGCGGACCGCTGGTCGGCGGCACCATCACCGACCACTGGGGCTGGCGCTGGGCCTTCTACATCAACCTGCCGCTCGGCGCGCTCGCGCTGGTCGCCATCAGCGCCGTGCTGCACCTGCCGAGGAAGCGCGCCACCGCCCGGATCGACTACCCCGGCGCCGTGCTGCTGACCGTCGGCATCACCGCCATCGTGCTCGTCACCACCTGGGGCGGCACGGAGTACGCCTGGACCTCCGCGCGGATCATGGAGCTGACCGGCATCGGCGTCGCCGCGCTGGTGGGCTTCGGCTTCTGGCAGACCCGGGCGGCCGAGCCGATCGTGCCGCTGCACATCTTCCGCAGCCGCAACTTCACGCTGATGTCCGTCATCGGCTTCATCACCGGCTTCGTGATGTTCGGCGCCACGCTCTTCCTGCCGCTGTACCAGCAGGCCGTGCAGGGCGCGTCCGCCACCAACTCCGGGCTGCTCCTGCTGCCCATGCTCGGCGCGATGCTGGTCACCTCGCTCGTCGCCGGGCGGGTGACCACGAGCACCGGCCGCTACAAGGTGTTCCCGGTGGCGGGCGGCGCGCTCATGGCCGTCGGGCTGTACCTGCTGTCGCTGATGGACACGGGGACCAGCCGGTTCACCTCCGGCGTGTACATGGCCGTCGTCGGTCTCGGCATGGGCTGCCTGATGCAGATCACCATGCTCGTGGCGCAGAACAGCGTGGAGATGAAGGACATGGGCGTCGCCTCCTCGTCCACGACCCTCTTCCGCACGGTCGGCTCCTCCTTCGGCGTGGCGATCATGGGTGCCCTGTTCAACCACCGCGTCCAGGACGTCATGACCGAGAAGGCCGGTGCGCTGGGCTCCCGGGTGACCGAGCGGTCGGCGCAGCTCGACGCCACCAGCCTCGCCAAGCTGCCGGTCCCGGTCCGCGAGGCGTACCAGTACGCGGTCTCCTCCGGCACCCACGGGGCGTTCCTGCTGGGCTCGGCCGTGGCGGTGGCGGCGCTGGTCGCGGCGGTCTTCGTCAAGGAGGTCCCGCTGAAGGGCGCGGGCCCGCGGCAGGCCGACGCCCCGACGGCGCGGGCCGCGGCGGCCGGTCCGGCCTGA
- a CDS encoding TetR/AcrR family transcriptional regulator — protein sequence MSGTMDGTGQRRRRRGDTRQRIQDVALELFAEQGYEKTSLREIAERLDVTKAALYYHFKTKEEILVGIFEDLTRPIGGLIAWGREQPHSLETKQEIVRRYAEVLADAAPLFRFMQENQATIRELRIGEMFKHRMLGLRDILIDPEADLVDQVRCVSALFTLHAGMFVLQDLEDDPARRRAAVLEVATDLVAQAHRGAVPGA from the coding sequence ATGAGCGGCACGATGGACGGCACCGGGCAGCGGCGGCGCAGGCGCGGGGACACCCGCCAGCGCATCCAGGACGTGGCGCTGGAACTCTTCGCCGAGCAGGGGTACGAGAAGACCTCGCTGCGGGAGATCGCCGAGCGTCTGGACGTCACCAAGGCGGCCCTGTACTACCACTTCAAGACCAAGGAAGAGATCCTCGTCGGCATCTTCGAGGACCTCACCCGGCCCATCGGGGGCCTGATCGCGTGGGGGCGCGAGCAGCCGCACTCCCTGGAGACGAAGCAGGAGATCGTCCGCCGCTACGCCGAGGTGCTGGCCGACGCGGCCCCGCTCTTCCGCTTCATGCAGGAGAACCAGGCCACCATCCGGGAACTGCGCATCGGCGAGATGTTCAAGCACCGGATGCTGGGCCTGCGGGACATCCTCATCGACCCCGAAGCGGACCTGGTCGACCAGGTCCGCTGTGTGAGTGCTCTCTTCACGCTGCACGCCGGGATGTTCGTCCTCCAGGACCTGGAGGACGATCCGGCCAGGAGGCGTGCGGCGGTTCTGGAGGTCGCCACCGATCTGGTGGCGCAGGCGCACCGGGGAGCGGTCCCGGGCGCCTGA
- a CDS encoding M23 family metallopeptidase, giving the protein MFPRVTSRLPRPTTLRSRAALMAAGIGASVALGSGVAAAAGTSAAPSTSTVASSVQAQAQAQAKAAQTAKAGKSAQAAKAPAAAKKAASWVDPVAKYSLTASFAQNGGMWASKHSGQDFAVPVGTDVVAVHGGTVVKAGGNGAGDGPAYGNAVVIKHGSGTYSQYAHLSRVDVKVGQVVKTGQHIAKSGNTGNSSGPHLHFEIRTTPNYGSAVDPVAFLRGKGVTV; this is encoded by the coding sequence ATGTTCCCGCGCGTCACGTCCCGTCTGCCCCGTCCGACCACCCTGCGCAGCCGCGCGGCCCTGATGGCCGCCGGAATCGGCGCCTCGGTCGCCCTGGGCTCCGGGGTCGCGGCTGCCGCCGGCACCTCGGCGGCTCCCAGCACTTCCACCGTCGCAAGCTCCGTCCAGGCGCAGGCCCAGGCTCAGGCCAAGGCCGCGCAGACCGCCAAGGCCGGCAAGTCGGCCCAGGCCGCGAAGGCCCCGGCCGCCGCGAAGAAGGCCGCCTCCTGGGTGGACCCGGTCGCGAAGTACTCGCTCACCGCGAGCTTCGCGCAGAACGGCGGCATGTGGGCGTCCAAGCACAGCGGCCAGGACTTCGCCGTGCCGGTGGGCACCGACGTCGTCGCCGTCCACGGCGGCACCGTGGTCAAGGCCGGCGGCAACGGCGCCGGTGACGGCCCCGCCTACGGCAACGCCGTCGTCATCAAGCACGGCAGCGGCACGTACTCCCAGTACGCCCACCTGTCCCGGGTCGACGTGAAGGTCGGCCAGGTCGTCAAGACCGGCCAGCACATCGCGAAGTCCGGCAACACGGGCAACTCCAGCGGTCCGCACCTGCACTTCGAGATCCGTACCACCCCGAACTACGGCTCGGCCGTGGACCCGGTCGCGTTCCTGCGCGGCAAGGGCGTCACCGTCTGA